In one Bradyrhizobium sp. 4 genomic region, the following are encoded:
- the hpnC gene encoding squalene synthase HpnC, which translates to MTSASELRSGKGERDENFPVASWIIHPRHRALILAYYNFVRTADDIADHATLPPDKKLAYLDLLEAELLGTGDTQAEAVRLRHALAERGMAPRHALDVLIAFRMDVTKLRYENWDEVIHYCRYSAMPVGRFMLDVHGESTSTWAASDALCAALQINNHLQDCGKDFRELNRVYLPRDALAASGASVEQLGLAQSPPAMLACLQALAVRNEALLDEGRSLSAEIRDFRLGVEVSVIQAYADRIVRLLKVRDPLRERVHLNKLELLTFSLAGMIGEVGRRAVGRKAISRPGTAHDA; encoded by the coding sequence ATGACCTCTGCGAGCGAATTGCGATCCGGCAAGGGTGAGCGCGACGAGAATTTTCCCGTCGCGTCCTGGATCATTCATCCGCGTCATCGCGCGCTGATCCTGGCGTATTACAATTTCGTCCGCACCGCCGACGACATCGCCGACCACGCCACGCTGCCGCCGGATAAGAAGCTCGCTTATCTCGACCTGCTCGAGGCGGAATTGCTCGGCACGGGCGACACCCAGGCCGAGGCCGTCAGATTGCGGCACGCACTGGCCGAACGTGGCATGGCGCCGCGCCACGCGCTCGACGTGCTCATCGCGTTCCGTATGGACGTGACCAAGTTGCGCTACGAGAATTGGGACGAGGTCATCCATTATTGCCGCTACTCGGCGATGCCGGTCGGCCGCTTCATGCTCGACGTCCATGGTGAGAGCACCTCGACCTGGGCTGCGTCGGATGCGCTCTGTGCAGCGCTGCAGATCAACAACCACCTTCAGGATTGCGGCAAGGATTTCCGCGAGCTCAACCGCGTCTATCTGCCGCGCGACGCGTTGGCCGCGAGTGGCGCCTCGGTCGAGCAGCTCGGACTGGCGCAGTCCCCGCCGGCGATGCTGGCCTGCCTTCAGGCTCTCGCCGTGCGCAACGAAGCGCTGCTGGACGAGGGCAGGTCGCTCAGCGCGGAAATCAGGGATTTCCGCCTCGGCGTCGAGGTCTCGGTGATCCAGGCCTATGCCGACCGCATCGTGCGCCTGTTGAAGGTGCGCGATCCCTTGCGCGAACGCGTGCACCTGAACAAGCTCGAGCTCCTCACCTTCAGCCTCGCCGGCATGATCGGCGAAGTCGGCCGCCGCGCGGTTGGACGCAAGGCCATTTCCAGACCGGGGACTGCACATGACGCTTGA
- the hpnD gene encoding presqualene diphosphate synthase HpnD encodes MTLEATSPSANYGSTASGSSFYAAMRILPHDQREAMFQIYSFCRQVDDIADSDGPRDERLAALQAWRNDIDALYQGNPPPRLKDYVASVKTFGLKREDFLAIVDGMEMDVPQDIRAPDMATLDLYCDRVASAVGRLSVRVFGLPEEDGIELAHHLGRALQLTNILRDIDEDAGLGRLYLPREALLHAGITSNDPDRVIVERALPKVCLPLAQRAKVYFEKSDEIMNRNRRRAVRAPRMMSKYYHAILDLLIARGFNAPREPVRVSKVTRIAILLRYALI; translated from the coding sequence ATGACGCTTGAGGCGACCTCGCCCAGCGCCAATTATGGCTCGACCGCATCCGGCAGTTCGTTCTACGCCGCGATGCGCATCTTGCCGCACGACCAGCGCGAAGCGATGTTCCAGATCTACAGCTTCTGCCGGCAGGTCGACGACATCGCCGATTCCGATGGTCCGCGCGACGAGCGGCTCGCCGCCCTTCAGGCGTGGCGCAACGACATCGATGCGCTCTACCAGGGCAATCCGCCGCCGCGGCTGAAGGACTACGTCGCCTCGGTGAAGACCTTCGGCCTCAAGCGCGAGGATTTCCTCGCGATCGTCGACGGCATGGAGATGGACGTGCCGCAGGACATCCGCGCGCCCGACATGGCGACGCTGGATCTCTATTGCGATCGCGTCGCGAGCGCCGTGGGGCGGTTGTCGGTCCGGGTCTTCGGCCTGCCGGAAGAAGACGGCATCGAGCTCGCCCATCATCTCGGCCGCGCGCTCCAGCTCACCAACATCCTGCGCGACATCGACGAGGACGCGGGCCTCGGCCGGCTCTATCTGCCGCGCGAAGCGCTGCTGCATGCCGGCATCACCTCCAACGATCCGGACCGCGTGATCGTCGAGCGCGCGCTGCCGAAGGTCTGCCTGCCGCTGGCGCAGCGCGCAAAGGTGTATTTCGAGAAGTCGGACGAGATCATGAACCGCAACCGCCGCCGCGCGGTGCGCGCGCCGCGGATGATGTCGAAATACTATCATGCCATTCTGGATCTCCTGATCGCGCGCGGGTTCAACGCGCCGCGCGAGCCGGTGCGTGTGTCGAAGGTCACACGCATCGCCATCCTGCTCCGTTACGCTCTCATCTGA
- the hpnE gene encoding hydroxysqualene dehydroxylase HpnE — MQKTAHIIGAGISGLSAAVRLANAGFKVAVHEATQQAGGRCRSYFDGATNLTIDNGNHLLLSGNSHARAYARSIGTEAGLVGPERAQFPFVDLKTGQRWQIDLGDGRLPTWVLDESRRVPDTGLTDYLKLAPLIWASEETLVGKSIPCEGVLYQRLVQPLLLAALNVDPPEGSAGLAGAIVRETLLAGGQACRPLIARDGLSAVLIEPAVTFLQERGHSVQLGHELRSFATHDGKVGALNFGGEDVIQIGAGDVVVMAVPPRAASNLLPGLKTPTEFRAIVNAHFRVEPPAGSAPILGVIGGVVEWLFAFPNRLSVTISNGDRLVDMPREELAQAIWNDVCKAGGVSGELPPWQIVRERRATFAATPAQNALRPGPVTALKNLFLAGDWTATGLPATIEGSVRSGDRAADLVLAAKG; from the coding sequence ATGCAAAAAACAGCTCACATCATCGGTGCTGGAATCTCCGGCCTTTCCGCCGCCGTGCGGCTTGCCAATGCCGGCTTCAAGGTCGCCGTGCACGAGGCGACGCAGCAGGCCGGCGGCCGTTGCCGTTCCTATTTCGACGGCGCCACCAATCTCACCATCGACAACGGCAACCATCTGCTGCTGTCCGGCAACAGTCATGCGCGCGCCTATGCGCGCTCGATCGGCACCGAGGCGGGCCTCGTCGGTCCGGAGCGCGCGCAGTTTCCCTTCGTCGATCTCAAGACCGGGCAGCGCTGGCAGATCGACCTCGGCGACGGCCGGCTCCCGACCTGGGTGCTCGACGAGAGCCGCCGCGTCCCCGACACTGGGCTGACCGATTATCTGAAGCTGGCGCCGCTGATCTGGGCATCGGAAGAGACGCTGGTCGGCAAGTCAATTCCGTGCGAAGGCGTCCTCTATCAGCGCCTGGTGCAGCCGCTGCTGCTCGCGGCGCTCAACGTCGATCCCCCCGAAGGCTCGGCGGGGCTCGCCGGCGCGATCGTGCGCGAGACGCTGCTCGCCGGCGGGCAGGCCTGCCGTCCCCTGATCGCGCGCGACGGGCTCAGCGCGGTACTGATCGAGCCTGCCGTGACGTTCCTGCAGGAGCGCGGGCACAGCGTTCAGCTCGGCCATGAGCTGCGCTCGTTTGCGACCCATGACGGCAAGGTCGGCGCGCTGAATTTCGGCGGCGAGGATGTGATCCAGATCGGCGCGGGCGATGTCGTCGTGATGGCGGTGCCGCCGCGCGCTGCCTCCAACCTGCTGCCGGGCCTGAAGACGCCGACCGAATTCCGCGCCATCGTGAATGCGCATTTCCGCGTCGAGCCGCCGGCGGGATCGGCTCCGATCCTCGGCGTGATCGGCGGCGTCGTGGAATGGCTGTTTGCGTTCCCGAACCGGCTGTCCGTCACCATCAGCAACGGCGACCGCCTGGTCGACATGCCGCGCGAGGAACTCGCGCAGGCGATCTGGAACGACGTCTGCAAGGCGGGCGGTGTTTCGGGCGAGCTGCCCCCCTGGCAGATCGTGCGCGAGCGCCGCGCCACATTTGCGGCGACGCCGGCGCAGAATGCCCTGCGTCCAGGGCCGGTCACTGCGCTGAAAAACCTGTTTCTTGCAGGCGATTGGACTGCTACGGGATTGCCTGCAACCATCGAGGGATCGGTCCGATCCGGTGATCGCGCCGCCGATCTGGTTCTGGCCGCCAAGGGATAG